GTCCAAATATGGGTTTGCCGGCTGAGCCTGCGGGTTCTCCGTCATCAGAGAAACGATCTTCAAAATTTCGTTTTCCAAATCTCCATGCAAAACATACATGCACAGCACCGGGATTTTTTTTCCAGAGATGTTCAATGATTTCTTTTGCATCCTGCGCCTGTTCACATGGAAAAACGTATGCCGTGAATTTGGATCCTTTCTCACGGTATTCAGCCTCTGTCGGTTTTTTAACGATGCGATATGTGTTTTTGTCTGTCACAAGCTGTAAAGATAGCCTAAGAACCAGTTGAATGAATGCTGCAATCAGCAAGCTTTCAAAAAAGCGAATGTTAATTTTTAACGGTTAATTGCAAAAATCTGAATAATTTTAACATCTCAAACCAATTATGTATGCATAGAATACAGCAATAAGCCTGTAGCTTTGCAGCAGAAATAACGGATGATTTCTCTCCGTGAGCAATACGGCCAGTGCCGGCTGAGGAAAGGATATGAGGTTCTCCGCGATGAGCCTGAACAGAAATAAAAAGAAAATGGAAACAATGGAAAAATTATCGTCAGCGCAATTGATGGAGCTTGAAAACAAGTATGGGGCACACAATTATCATCCTTTACCGGTTGTACTTGAAAAGGGTGAAGGGGTTTATTTATGGGATGTTGAAGGTAAACGGTATTATGATTTTTTGTCTGCTTATTCGGCCGTTAATCAAGGGCATTGCCATCCAAGAATAATTGATGCTTTAATAGAACAGTCAAAAAAATTGACGCTTACCTCACGTGCATTTTTTAATGATTCGTTGGGCGTGTATGAAGAATATTTGACTAAATATTTTGGTTACGATAGTGTACTGCCAATGAATACAGGGGCAGAAGGAGTAGAGACTGCGATAAAAATTTGTCGCAAATGGGCTTATGAGAAAAAAGGTATTGCTGAAGATCAGGCCTTAATTGTTGTATGTCAAGGTAATTTTCATGGGCGCACTACAACGATTGTTTCATTTTCAAGTGACGAAGGATCTCGCAAAAATTTTGGTCCGTTTCCTGCAGGTTTTGTTGCTGTTCCGTATAATGATTTAACGGCATTGGAACAAGCCTTGTCACAAAAAAATATTGCCGGCTTTTTGGTTGAACCTATTCAAGGAGAAGCCGGTGTTTATGTGCCTTCTGAAGGATATTTATCAAAAGCAAAAGCATTATGTGAAAAGTACAAGGCTTTGTTTATTGCAGATGAAATTCAAACCGGCATTGCCCGCACCGGCAAACTGTTGGCGGTTGATCA
This genomic stretch from Crocinitomicaceae bacterium harbors:
- the rocD gene encoding ornithine--oxo-acid transaminase yields the protein MEKLSSAQLMELENKYGAHNYHPLPVVLEKGEGVYLWDVEGKRYYDFLSAYSAVNQGHCHPRIIDALIEQSKKLTLTSRAFFNDSLGVYEEYLTKYFGYDSVLPMNTGAEGVETAIKICRKWAYEKKGIAEDQALIVVCQGNFHGRTTTIVSFSSDEGSRKNFGPFPAGFVAVPYNDLTALEQALSQKNIAGFLVEPIQGEAGVYVPSEGYLSKAKALCEKYKALFIADEIQTGIARTGKLLAVDHENVKPDMLILGKALSGGTYPVSAVLANHDIMDVIKPGQHGSTFGGNPVAARVAIASLEVVKDEKLAENAERLGKIFRAEMQKLVAEFPIVKLVRGKGLLNAIVINDTEESSTAWNICIKLRDNGLLAKPTHGNIIRFAPPLVMTEEQLIECVEIIRKTIGEFR